CCCTGGGCTGCATACGTAAAGAGCGTGTGTGGTGAGCGCCATGGGAAAAAGGCGGAGCAAGACTCCGTTAGGTAAGAATGATTGAGACGAACGCAAGTGAACCACTGAAGACATGTCGATAATTGCAACCGATATCAGAACCAGGGTCTTGTCAACGCTCTGGGATAAGTCAGACCGATACCTGAAGTGCGGGTCTGGCGGTATCCGGCACGGAGGTGGCGTGACGATCATTCAGGCACAGATACGGAACAGGAGAATCTGTCATTCCGATGCCAAGGGAGCGATTCAAGCAGCGAACCTGCGGAGGATCTGAGTACCGATGCGGAATACAGAGACGGAGTCATGCGTAGTAGTGAGGAAAGTACTGTAATGGTGCCGGAGCGAAGGCATGACCTTATCCAGCGGAAAAGTGAGGACAACTGTGCATCAGGATGATCCTTGCCGGACGGCAAAACCCTTTGATATACCCAAACGAACCCTGTGGGAAGCGTGGAAATGTGTGGCGGCCAACAAAGGCGCGCCGGGCGTTGACAAGGAAAGCATCACCGCCTTCGGGGAACGGCTGGGGCCCAATTTGTATAAGTTATGGAACCGGATGAGTTCGGGGAGTTATATGCCATCCCCGGTTCGTCAGGTATTGATCCCCAAAGGAGCCGGCGAGTTCAGGCCTCTGGGGATCCCTACCGTAGGCGATCGGGTGGCGCAAATGACGGTCAAGTTGTTAGTGGAAGCGAGGTTGGAACAGCTTTTCCATCCCAGCTCATTTGGATATCGTCCACAACGAAGTGCTCACCACGCAGTGGAGCAGGCACGACGGCATTGTTGGCGATACGACTGGGTGCTGGATATGGATATGAAAGCGTTCTTTGATACGCTCGACCATGATTTGATGATGCGCGCCGTTGAAAAGCATATCCCCGAAAGCTGGATACGACTGTATATCAGACGGTGGCTGGCGTGCCCGGTGAGAGTGGCTGACGGGCAATGTCAGTCACGCGATCGTGGAACGCCACAAGGTGGGGTAATCTCACCGTTATTAGCCAACCTCTACTTGCATTATGCGTTTGATAGCTGGATGAATAAACATTTTCCACAGGTGCCGTTCGAGCGTTATGCCGATGATATTGTCTGCCATTGCCGCACCGAATCTGAAGGAAAAGCGTTGCTCGAAGCCTTACAGGCGAGATTGACCGCCTGTCGGTTGCAACTTCATCCAGAAAAGACGCGGCTGGTGTATTGCAAAGATGGACGTCGTACCGGCCATGCCGAGCATACCCGATTTGATTTTCTGGGATTCAGCTTCCATGCCCGGACCGTACAGGATCGGCAGGGGAAGTTGTTTAGCGGATTCAACCCGGGAATCAGCAGGAAAGCGCTCAAACGGATGGGTGAAGTATTACGAGGTATGAAAATCGCCAGGGCAACCGGGATGGATCTAGGCCAATTGGCGAAACGGATCAATTCCCGGGTGCGAGGGTGGATAACGTATTACGGAAAATTTTACCCAGAAATATTGTCCCGAGCCTTGATCAGAATAGATCTGCATCTGGGGCGATGGGCCCGTAACAAATACAAACGGTTGCGCGGACACAAACGACGTTCATGGAACTGGCTCAAACAGATAAGAGGACAGCATCCTAAATTGTTTGCGCACTGGGTATTTATCTATACAAAGGCAGTTGGATAAGAAGAGCCGTATGAATCGAGAGATTCACGTACGGTTCTGTGAGAGCCTGAGGGGGAGGTTCCCTTGGGCTACTCGACCCCCCATCGAAAATACTAATGACAAGATGGGAGCAGATCGTGAAACGAATTTCACCAGAACGTAAAGCGGCCGCACTGGCTAAATTACTACCGCCTTACAACATGACCGTCACTGCTGTTGCACAGATGGAAGGGATATCGGAAGCTACCCTCTATTACTGGCGTAACAAGGCGAAAGCAGAGGGAATACCGGTGCCGGGTGCAGACAAAACCACAGACCAATGGTCAGCCGAAGCCCGGCTGGCTGTGATTATTGAAACCGCCACACTCAGCGAAACAGAGCTCGCGCAATACTGCCGTAAAAAAGGGCTTTATCCTGAACAGATTAGTCAGTGGAAACAAGGCTTTTTGCAGGTGTCTTCGCCCAATGACAAAGCGGCGCTCAAACAGAGCCAGAAAGAAGTTAAGCAACTAAAACGCGAGCTGGTTCGTAAGGAAAAGGCGCTGGCGGAGGCGGCGGCGATACTGGTGCTGCGAAAGCAGTTGCGGGATTTTTACGGGGAAACCGACGAGGAAGACTGACGCCCGGAACAGAGCGGCAGGCACTTACCGCGTTGTTCGGGTGTTGGACGGGATAGTGGCAAACCGAGGATATCCGCTAAAGATACGGATGGATAACGGTCCAGAGCTGGTGTCGCTGACGATGGCACAATGGGCGGAAGAGCACGGTGTAGCGCTGGAGTTTATTAAGCCGGGCAAGCCAACACAGAATGCCTTTATCGAACGTTTTAACCGGACGTACCGAACAGAAATACTGGATTTTTACCTATTCAGAACACTGAATGAAGTGAGGGAAATTACGGAGCGCTGGCTGCATGAATATAACAGCGAGCGTCCTCATGAATCCCTGAATAACCTGACGCCGGAAGAATATCGGCTGATGGCTGAAAACCCAGAAATCTCAAAAAGTGTGTGGAACTAAAACGGGTGTGTTTACACTTTTGGTTTCTTCTCGTCCATATTTTGCCTGTCTCCGCTGTTGGATTGAACATATCAAAAATAGGCAATTAAACAATTTAAATTCCAGTCTCAAAACCTCGGCTATGCTGGAGGATACCTTTTAAATAAAAAGACTATTGATCATACTACACTGATGGCAACCATTAATGTCTGCGGCCCTCAAGAAATCTGTATGATTAATCAAAACTGCATTACTAACACCTGAAAACTGGAGCTGTGCATATATTCCTAAGATTGATTTTTTTTCATAGTATTGAGCTCTTCCATTGTAGTGTTCACCAGTGCTAGAACTTAAAAATTTCTTCGTGCTTTCCTCTCGTAGCTGATTAGCTTGCAGAAAGGTGACTATGTCTTGTCGTAATGATTGATTTTTATTATGGAAATAACCTAATAATTGGTCTTCAAGAGTTCCTAATTGGGTTTGAATATCATGAAAGATATACCCACCCCATTCACATCCACCGAACTCAACAATGTTGCCATTGTTAAGTGCAACAGCGTCTTCTAATCCAATTTCGGTTCTAATCTCGGTTATCCTTGCATCAATGCCATGGTTATCTGCATCAAAAAAATATAAAAATCTATATAAAATCTCTAAACTAAAATCATCTGTACCAGAAAGCTCTTTATACATGGTGATTAATTGATTTCTTTCACTGTTTCTACCATCACCGTTTAGGTTATGAATGAAAATTAAATTCCCATTTTTAAAAAAACATACTGATGGAAGCTTTGGTCCGTTAGGCTGAAAACCAAGTTTTTTATCAGGAATTCTTACTTGACTCAACTCCTTGGCAAAGCGTTTATCAAACGGAGGTGGTAGTTGACCAATCTTTAAATCTTGAAGAAGAAATCCATTGACTAAAAGAACTCTACTAAGAAAAGCGACGTCATGCTGCCCCTCACAAAAGGCAACTATAACTTTATTATAATATTCAGTCACAATATCATCCTCTAATATCAAGATCAATATTTTGGATCAAATAGCCAAATCTTTCACCATCAGCCCTTTTGACCACGACCTTATCATCAATTTTGCTTAATTGAAAACCAGTAATATAATCATTATTATATTCATTTTCTAAAAAAGCTTTAATGCATTCACCTGAATGGGAGGTCAGAAATACTTGTACATTGAACCGCTCTGCAAGTTGTTGTATAAATCTAGTAAATTCCAGTAATAAACTATAATGTATTGCAGTTTCAAATTCATCAATAAAAAGTACGCCGTTGCGACAAGCTGCAAAAGATAGAGCTATATAAAATATCCGCTGAATACCTTCACCATAAGATGTAAGATCGAAACTTCTGTTAAAGTCATATGCTGATTCTACGATGAATCTTTTGAGTTCCATATCCTCAGTGAATCTGACATCTTTTATCGTAGGCTCGATTTTATTCATAAAATCGATTACTAGACCGATAGCTGATTGAATATTCAAATCATCCGATTCAGAGCTAGATACCGAAGTTAAACTCGCACCTATGCTTTTATTATAATCGCCAAGTAAATCGTCGATATCATAAAAATAAGGGCTTTTAAATGATGAAGAACACAAATGTGATACTTGATCTGCATTTCTACGCATACGTTCATGAATGAAAGTATGAACGGTATTATTTCTAAACTCCCCATCAATACTAGATTTTAAACTATAAGACGCAATATAATCATCTTGTTTATCTATCGAGGAGTCGTCATATTTAACCATTTCAACCGTAACATTAGTATCATCAAATACTCCCGATAAAATAATTTTATCTTGGAAAAGAGCGTTCAATAACGTAGGGCTTAGAGTGCTAATTTTATTTTTTTGTCTGATAAGATTAAAATATGATGATATGTCATTTCGCTGCGTCAATAAATAAATGGCTTCAAGCAAAGATGTCTTTCCTGCATTATTGAAACCAGCGATAATGTTAATTTTATTGAAGTTGTCAAGTGCGAAATCTTTAAAGAATTTATATTTTTTTATATGAATGGACTTAAAGTGTTTTTTTACACCATACTCAAAATTAGTTGTATAGTTTCCACCTTCAATATTTATGGCCGTCTGCTTGGGCATAATTTGCGTTAACTGCTCTTTTGCGTTATCCAAAAAACGTAAATCTTCTTGACTTATAAGACTACTATATAGGTTTAGATCTTTTAAAGAATCTTCAAGCTTACTTAGGGCATTTTTATAGTTTTGCTGATTTACTGAACCACTTGCTGCTAACCCTCTTGCAAGGCTACGTTCATCTTCCATAACCTTCAAAGCTTTTTCATTGTTGATAAAAAGAGCAAGATCGCGTATCTCAAGAGATTTAGTAATTATAGGATCTAATTCAACGTATTCACCATTACTATCTTCTTCAAGATCTTCTTCTAATTCATTTCTTTCAAGATACTCATCGGTTTTAGATATCCATGAAAATAGCCTATCAAGATTGACTGAGTTACGAGCATAATATCCATTATCATTCCAGTCTAGCCAAGATTTAATGACAGGCTTTTTGATTATCTCTTCAAAAACACCAAACATATTTGGTTCGAATTGCTCACCGTATTCACTTTCTTTATATAAAGAAATGAGGTTGTAAACCCTAAGCATAGAGCGTAGACGAGTCTTCGATATACCTAATGAATTAATTAGTTCATCTTCTTTTTCAACATATTCATCTCGTGCTTCTTTTTCATATGGCTTTAAAAAATCATAAAGAAGCTTGGATTGATTGAATGTTGACCATTTTTTATTGCCACTTATATGTTTTAAGCCCATGACAATCAGATGTTTTTCAACATCCTGATTATTATGAATTTCAAAAGGTACACTCCTAAAAATGGATGGGTCTAGTTTACCAATGTCGAAACCCTTTTCATGAGCCTCCTGCAGTACTTTCAATGCAGTTACACGACGATTACCTTCGAGTACTAAGTAGTTGTTATCTCCTAAGTCCTTAACTTGAATAATATCAACGTCGAGGTACCCATTGGCTTTGAAACTGGCTATCAAATCTCGTATGTTTTCTTGTCTATTTCCCTCTATAAAGAATCGAGTTCTACGCTGAATTGTTGGGTCTAGAATGTCTTTTCCTGAAACATTCTTGTGCTGATCATTATCAACAAAACGATAATTATTAGGGTCTAAAAATAAATTTTTTAAATTTTTGCTAATTCGCGGGCGA
This is a stretch of genomic DNA from Brenneria rubrifaciens. It encodes these proteins:
- the ltrA gene encoding group II intron reverse transcriptase/maturase; this translates as MTLSSGKVRTTVHQDDPCRTAKPFDIPKRTLWEAWKCVAANKGAPGVDKESITAFGERLGPNLYKLWNRMSSGSYMPSPVRQVLIPKGAGEFRPLGIPTVGDRVAQMTVKLLVEARLEQLFHPSSFGYRPQRSAHHAVEQARRHCWRYDWVLDMDMKAFFDTLDHDLMMRAVEKHIPESWIRLYIRRWLACPVRVADGQCQSRDRGTPQGGVISPLLANLYLHYAFDSWMNKHFPQVPFERYADDIVCHCRTESEGKALLEALQARLTACRLQLHPEKTRLVYCKDGRRTGHAEHTRFDFLGFSFHARTVQDRQGKLFSGFNPGISRKALKRMGEVLRGMKIARATGMDLGQLAKRINSRVRGWITYYGKFYPEILSRALIRIDLHLGRWARNKYKRLRGHKRRSWNWLKQIRGQHPKLFAHWVFIYTKAVG
- a CDS encoding ATP-binding protein, whose translation is MNIEQIRPRISKNLKNLFLDPNNYRFVDNDQHKNVSGKDILDPTIQRRTRFFIEGNRQENIRDLIASFKANGYLDVDIIQVKDLGDNNYLVLEGNRRVTALKVLQEAHEKGFDIGKLDPSIFRSVPFEIHNNQDVEKHLIVMGLKHISGNKKWSTFNQSKLLYDFLKPYEKEARDEYVEKEDELINSLGISKTRLRSMLRVYNLISLYKESEYGEQFEPNMFGVFEEIIKKPVIKSWLDWNDNGYYARNSVNLDRLFSWISKTDEYLERNELEEDLEEDSNGEYVELDPIITKSLEIRDLALFINNEKALKVMEDERSLARGLAASGSVNQQNYKNALSKLEDSLKDLNLYSSLISQEDLRFLDNAKEQLTQIMPKQTAINIEGGNYTTNFEYGVKKHFKSIHIKKYKFFKDFALDNFNKINIIAGFNNAGKTSLLEAIYLLTQRNDISSYFNLIRQKNKISTLSPTLLNALFQDKIILSGVFDDTNVTVEMVKYDDSSIDKQDDYIASYSLKSSIDGEFRNNTVHTFIHERMRRNADQVSHLCSSSFKSPYFYDIDDLLGDYNKSIGASLTSVSSSESDDLNIQSAIGLVIDFMNKIEPTIKDVRFTEDMELKRFIVESAYDFNRSFDLTSYGEGIQRIFYIALSFAACRNGVLFIDEFETAIHYSLLLEFTRFIQQLAERFNVQVFLTSHSGECIKAFLENEYNNDYITGFQLSKIDDKVVVKRADGERFGYLIQNIDLDIRG
- a CDS encoding transposase — translated: MKRISPERKAAALAKLLPPYNMTVTAVAQMEGISEATLYYWRNKAKAEGIPVPGADKTTDQWSAEARLAVIIETATLSETELAQYCRKKGLYPEQISQWKQGFLQVSSPNDKAALKQSQKEVKQLKRELVRKEKALAEAAAILVLRKQLRDFYGETDEED